A window of the Sporosarcina sp. FSL K6-2383 genome harbors these coding sequences:
- a CDS encoding GNAT family protein: MFYYNVDKDLTLQLLTLQNATGLFTIIDKNRDFLREWLPWIDSKKTVEDVQDSIERWGHKYIANTAINAGIFFKGQLVGMVAFPDIDWQGKKTSLGYWLSPEFEGKGTVIRCVNELIQYAFDRLDLNRIEISCAEDNVRSRALPEKLGFVKEGILRDHHYLNGDVHNLVVYSLLKSDRGKDKGS; encoded by the coding sequence ATGTTTTATTATAACGTTGATAAGGATCTTACACTACAATTATTAACCCTGCAGAATGCTACTGGTCTATTTACGATTATAGACAAAAATCGTGATTTTTTGAGAGAATGGCTTCCGTGGATTGATAGTAAAAAAACTGTTGAAGATGTTCAAGATTCAATTGAAAGATGGGGACATAAATACATAGCCAATACGGCAATAAATGCCGGAATTTTCTTTAAAGGGCAGCTGGTAGGAATGGTGGCTTTTCCTGACATCGATTGGCAAGGAAAGAAGACAAGCCTTGGCTATTGGCTTTCGCCTGAGTTCGAAGGAAAAGGTACTGTCATAAGATGTGTTAATGAATTAATACAATATGCTTTCGATAGATTAGACCTAAATCGCATTGAAATTAGTTGTGCAGAAGATAATGTTAGAAGTAGAGCCTTACCTGAAAAGCTGGGATTTGTTAAGGAAGGCATTTTGCGTGATCATCACTATTTGAATGGGGATGTACATAACTTGGTTGTCTATAGCTTGTTGAAAAGTGACAGGGGAAAGGACAAAGGAAGTTAG
- a CDS encoding GNAT family N-acetyltransferase, which yields MNFEIRNLEKHDISFLWDMVYESAFVPEGQKPFPRDILDDPSVSKYVDGWGNQSGDIGLIAEINNQPIGAIWLRLFDEAPEIGMAVLKGFRGRGIGKSLMRVLEIEAKTYGYQKLCLSVDPRNPARHLYEQFGYVHVGWFETYWTMEKELV from the coding sequence ATGAATTTCGAAATAAGAAATCTGGAAAAACATGATATCTCCTTCTTGTGGGATATGGTATATGAGTCCGCGTTTGTACCTGAAGGGCAAAAACCTTTTCCACGAGACATACTAGACGATCCATCTGTTTCAAAATATGTGGACGGATGGGGAAACCAGAGCGGTGATATTGGATTGATTGCGGAAATAAACAACCAACCCATTGGTGCCATTTGGTTACGTCTGTTTGATGAAGCACCGGAAATAGGAATGGCAGTCCTGAAGGGATTCCGAGGTAGAGGAATTGGAAAATCTTTAATGCGTGTTCTTGAAATTGAAGCGAAGACTTATGGGTATCAGAAATTATGTTTAAGCGTAGACCCGAGAAATCCAGCTCGTCATTTATACGAACAATTCGGATATGTACACGTTGGTTGGTTTGAGACTTACTGGACAATGGAAAAGGAATTAGTTTAA
- a CDS encoding DUF4275 family protein, whose translation MMMRNKIDEIVDRLPKDEMENVYWSIKFIEDEYLFKKNLLDKGVIITELFEEAEEIKDLWDNTFAKSINEEMRESIHYNQHKWHVFSYEKQKCLKEVAARKAFDVVPKDELYVMYQDLPYVIQYSEAHKVIAADFDSRQDIYIFDKNFTWTYVHTHESTCGPYFHKVK comes from the coding sequence ATGATGATGAGAAACAAAATTGATGAAATAGTAGATAGATTACCAAAAGATGAGATGGAAAATGTGTATTGGTCCATTAAGTTTATAGAAGATGAGTACCTGTTCAAGAAGAATTTACTTGATAAAGGCGTAATCATTACAGAGTTATTTGAAGAAGCAGAAGAAATTAAAGATTTATGGGATAACACATTTGCTAAAAGTATCAATGAAGAAATGCGGGAATCCATTCATTATAACCAACACAAATGGCATGTTTTTAGCTATGAAAAACAAAAATGTTTGAAGGAAGTAGCAGCAAGAAAAGCTTTTGATGTTGTCCCAAAGGATGAACTCTATGTTATGTATCAAGATTTGCCCTATGTTATACAATACAGCGAAGCACACAAAGTCATTGCAGCTGATTTTGATTCTCGGCAAGATATTTATATTTTTGACAAAAACTTTACTTGGACGTATGTACACACCCACGAATCTACGTGTGGGCCGTATTTTCACAAAGTGAAATGA
- a CDS encoding DUF3889 domain-containing protein: protein MRKTFLALGIFTIINAGPTPIPTIAHAQQEIPSYAKWGRLAMQETQLKYPHATIIDYLHEGSELKEYSTIEKFKLWLREDDHEFGVFVRIEYATVTERVITISFQETPR from the coding sequence ATGCGAAAAACGTTTCTTGCACTTGGAATTTTTACAATTATTAACGCTGGACCAACGCCTATCCCAACGATTGCTCATGCTCAGCAAGAAATTCCATCCTACGCCAAATGGGGAAGGCTCGCTATGCAAGAAACACAATTAAAGTATCCCCATGCAACTATTATTGACTACCTGCATGAAGGCAGCGAATTGAAGGAGTATTCGACAATTGAAAAGTTTAAGCTCTGGCTAAGGGAGGATGACCACGAATTCGGCGTTTTTGTAAGAATTGAGTATGCTACCGTTACTGAAAGAGTGATCACTATTTCTTTTCAAGAAACCCCGAGATAA
- a CDS encoding DUF3139 domain-containing protein: MNGVGMMSRAKRVMIISLFVILIVLVLTPIIAIQANKYIYKNRVSTYLIEEKGFVNEDIESIVGKWGKLPTFYVIVTFKNEPNVKYTYFAHGNDVIQFSHEISKGITEENLKNYDPRF, from the coding sequence ATGAATGGAGTTGGAATGATGAGTAGAGCTAAAAGGGTCATGATAATCAGCCTATTCGTTATTCTTATCGTACTAGTCCTTACACCAATAATAGCGATTCAAGCGAATAAGTATATTTACAAAAATAGGGTGTCTACTTATCTAATTGAAGAAAAGGGCTTTGTAAACGAGGATATTGAATCGATTGTGGGAAAGTGGGGGAAGCTTCCAACTTTCTATGTAATTGTCACTTTCAAAAATGAACCAAATGTCAAGTATACCTATTTTGCTCATGGCAATGATGTAATTCAATTTAGCCATGAAATTTCTAAAGGTATTACAGAAGAAAACCTAAAGAATTATGATCCACGTTTTTAA
- a CDS encoding DUF3888 domain-containing protein, translating into MKKMLIVFILSLTLVTSFQKTILSPAEPTPDSEELKLQDMLMNMLTPYISKDLNNYYYPEILKDFSPQVTPWEIEVIETRRVNDFRGFLLEITFEIEPTDGGHWIPVGKDRMTYEIVPGPEVKLINHTHLKTYEYPPEL; encoded by the coding sequence ATGAAAAAGATGTTAATCGTTTTTATACTATCCCTTACTCTTGTTACTTCTTTTCAAAAAACAATCCTCTCACCAGCTGAACCAACACCAGACTCTGAAGAGCTTAAGTTACAGGATATGCTTATGAACATGCTTACTCCTTATATTTCAAAGGATTTGAATAACTATTATTACCCGGAGATTTTAAAGGATTTTTCACCTCAAGTCACTCCATGGGAAATTGAAGTAATTGAAACAAGAAGAGTCAATGATTTCCGTGGCTTTCTATTGGAAATCACATTTGAAATTGAACCTACCGATGGTGGACACTGGATTCCAGTAGGGAAAGACCGAATGACCTATGAAATTGTTCCTGGACCCGAGGTTAAATTGATAAATCACACGCATCTAAAGACGTATGAATACCCTCCCGAATTATAA
- a CDS encoding DinB family protein produces the protein MIKLFEFNWQVRDEWFEWCYQLSKEELIKERTGGVRSILYTLFHIIEVEYSWLRGIQGKEDLVVQFADYNTLDKIKSLSDTFRKEIVEFLKLGLDELKKEIVSVSWDEDKYIVDEILHHIVIHEIHHIGQLSVWARELELCPVSANFIGIKFKPIHSY, from the coding sequence TTGATAAAGTTATTTGAATTTAACTGGCAAGTAAGAGATGAATGGTTTGAATGGTGTTATCAACTATCAAAAGAGGAGTTGATAAAAGAACGAACAGGAGGAGTACGAAGTATTTTATATACTCTTTTTCACATTATTGAGGTTGAATACAGTTGGCTTCGCGGTATTCAAGGTAAAGAAGATTTAGTAGTTCAGTTTGCTGATTATAATACACTTGATAAAATCAAATCACTATCAGATACATTCCGGAAAGAAATAGTTGAATTTTTGAAATTGGGTTTAGATGAATTAAAAAAGGAAATTGTGAGTGTTTCTTGGGATGAAGATAAATATATTGTAGATGAAATATTACACCATATAGTTATTCATGAAATTCATCATATTGGTCAACTTTCTGTTTGGGCAAGGGAATTAGAACTTTGCCCTGTGTCCGCTAACTTTATTGGAATAAAGTTCAAACCAATTCATTCTTATTAA
- a CDS encoding YdcF family protein: protein MTYPFDCITDFVFVETEITSADVILVPGANHPQLMEKAASLYQQGFAPYILPSGGYKPHVGTTEWNYLRNIGIDNGVPEEAILRENQAQHTLENARFSLEVLKKAGIHPNKVIIVCKAGHSRRALLCYQSEFPKETDFLVSPVIDRYGITKENWFLSEVGISRIMTEVEKIGKYFGDIIPNWVK from the coding sequence GTGACTTATCCATTTGATTGCATTACTGACTTTGTTTTTGTGGAAACTGAAATTACTTCAGCAGATGTCATTTTAGTACCTGGCGCCAATCATCCCCAATTAATGGAGAAAGCTGCCTCTTTATATCAGCAAGGATTTGCACCATACATATTACCATCTGGTGGATATAAGCCACATGTAGGGACTACTGAGTGGAATTACTTACGGAATATTGGTATTGACAACGGAGTGCCAGAAGAAGCCATTTTAAGAGAAAATCAAGCACAGCATACGTTGGAAAACGCTCGTTTTTCGTTGGAGGTTCTAAAAAAAGCAGGCATCCATCCGAACAAAGTAATAATTGTTTGTAAAGCAGGTCATTCTCGTCGAGCACTATTATGTTATCAATCTGAATTTCCAAAAGAAACCGATTTTCTAGTATCACCTGTTATAGATAGGTATGGAATAACCAAAGAAAATTGGTTTTTATCCGAAGTGGGGATTAGTCGTATCATGACCGAGGTTGAAAAGATTGGTAAATACTTTGGTGATATTATTCCGAATTGGGTTAAGTGA
- a CDS encoding histidine kinase, giving the protein MKKHLSMISLVLMLMFIILGFIIPQVLNLLPDSWDILIVISLLFGSFFTALFSMKGHLKTIAVLISSLGMLALLVLTLFSVGIMFFGDFGT; this is encoded by the coding sequence ATGAAGAAACATTTGAGCATGATTTCATTAGTGTTAATGTTGATGTTTATCATCTTGGGTTTTATTATCCCGCAAGTATTGAATCTCTTACCTGATTCATGGGACATATTGATAGTCATATCATTACTATTTGGTTCGTTTTTCACTGCGCTATTTAGTATGAAGGGGCATTTGAAAACAATTGCTGTACTTATTTCTTCACTTGGTATGTTAGCTTTATTGGTTCTAACTTTATTCAGTGTTGGTATCATGTTTTTTGGTGATTTTGGGACATAG
- a CDS encoding GNAT family N-acetyltransferase, translated as MIHIIKANANHVEGIAKVCSDGYWATYKETHSEAYIEGIIKDFYNHDRILKEVTETSKEWGGYFVAVEENEVIGAGGGGLVGDRSGEIFVLYLNPGRRNEGIGTKIVDAITKQQKEEFNATEQWVSVAKGNQKGIPFYEARGFVLDHERDGHGNVDGESYISLRYYRKI; from the coding sequence ATGATACATATTATAAAAGCCAATGCTAATCACGTTGAAGGAATAGCAAAAGTTTGTAGCGATGGTTATTGGGCAACATACAAAGAAACACATTCTGAAGCATACATTGAAGGAATAATTAAGGATTTTTATAATCATGATAGAATTCTAAAAGAGGTTACAGAAACGAGTAAGGAATGGGGAGGCTATTTTGTTGCAGTAGAAGAGAATGAAGTAATTGGGGCTGGTGGAGGTGGACTGGTTGGGGACAGATCTGGAGAAATTTTTGTTTTGTATTTAAATCCCGGCAGACGCAACGAAGGTATTGGCACAAAGATAGTAGACGCTATTACCAAACAACAAAAGGAAGAGTTTAACGCAACGGAGCAATGGGTTTCTGTCGCGAAAGGAAATCAAAAAGGAATTCCTTTCTATGAGGCAAGAGGGTTCGTTCTTGATCACGAACGGGATGGACATGGAAACGTTGATGGAGAAAGTTATATTTCATTAAGGTATTACCGTAAGATTTAA
- a CDS encoding histidine phosphatase family protein: MYLNFKIDRIISSPYKRAIQSIQPLAEQLSVEIEIDRQLTERVLSTENLTDWLEKLSTSFENMALKFEGGESSQEAMKRIVEVVEDIFKGESENTIIVTHGNIMSLLLNYYNENFGFEDWQKLSNPDIFLLINTGKKVTYERLWRDEM, encoded by the coding sequence ATGTATCTGAATTTTAAAATCGACCGTATTATTTCAAGTCCTTATAAGCGTGCTATTCAATCTATACAACCACTTGCAGAGCAACTGAGTGTTGAAATAGAGATTGATAGACAATTAACAGAACGTGTACTAAGTACTGAAAATCTTACTGACTGGTTGGAAAAACTAAGCACATCCTTTGAGAACATGGCATTGAAATTTGAAGGCGGGGAGTCCAGTCAAGAAGCAATGAAACGAATAGTAGAAGTTGTAGAGGATATTTTTAAAGGTGAATCTGAAAATACAATCATCGTTACACATGGAAATATAATGTCATTACTTTTAAATTATTATAATGAAAATTTCGGATTTGAAGATTGGCAAAAACTTAGTAACCCTGACATATTTCTATTAATAAATACAGGTAAAAAAGTAACTTATGAACGATTATGGAGAGACGAAATGTGA
- a CDS encoding NUDIX domain-containing protein, whose amino-acid sequence MFIVNVEGAIRKNDKWLIIERSKREEHAGGMLSLVGGKVDIEGNSSDIFERTVKREILEEVGVKVKDRLNYVHSTSFVIDTGENVVNIVFLCEHYSGEAFPKSPDEVEKVLWLTTEEILSDPKAPVYLKESIKRAESLNLTCSS is encoded by the coding sequence ATGTTTATTGTAAATGTTGAAGGTGCCATAAGGAAAAATGATAAGTGGCTAATAATTGAAAGAAGTAAAAGAGAAGAACACGCTGGTGGTATGCTTTCACTTGTTGGAGGCAAGGTAGATATAGAAGGGAACTCCTCCGATATATTCGAAAGAACAGTGAAGCGTGAAATTTTAGAAGAAGTCGGTGTGAAAGTAAAAGACAGGTTAAATTATGTACATAGTACGTCCTTTGTTATTGATACGGGTGAAAATGTAGTTAATATTGTTTTTCTTTGCGAACATTATTCTGGGGAGGCATTTCCAAAAAGTCCTGATGAGGTAGAAAAAGTATTATGGTTAACTACTGAAGAGATATTAAGCGATCCAAAAGCACCTGTTTATTTGAAAGAAAGTATTAAACGTGCTGAATCGTTAAATCTAACTTGTTCGTCATAA
- a CDS encoding HAD-IIIA family hydrolase has protein sequence MKAVFLDRDGTIGGTGGGMHPFDFSMYDFAPKAIKTLNEIGVKVFLFTNQTRVGRGYFTEDELLKGFKMMEEELANHSAFLDGIYYCSHKPDDGCECQKPNIGLLLKAKEVHNLNLEECYVVGDTGGSDMLAANKAGAKKVLVKTG, from the coding sequence ATGAAAGCTGTGTTTTTAGACAGAGATGGAACGATTGGGGGAACTGGTGGAGGAATGCACCCATTTGATTTTTCAATGTATGATTTTGCTCCCAAAGCTATAAAAACTCTAAATGAAATAGGAGTAAAAGTATTTCTTTTTACAAATCAAACTAGAGTAGGTAGAGGATATTTTACAGAAGATGAATTGTTAAAGGGATTTAAGATGATGGAGGAAGAACTAGCGAATCATTCCGCTTTTCTTGATGGTATTTACTACTGTTCACATAAGCCTGATGACGGATGTGAATGCCAAAAGCCAAATATCGGATTATTATTAAAAGCAAAGGAAGTGCACAATTTAAACCTTGAAGAATGTTATGTTGTGGGTGATACGGGTGGTTCAGATATGTTAGCTGCAAACAAAGCAGGAGCGAAAAAAGTATTAGTGAAAACAGGATAG
- a CDS encoding class I SAM-dependent methyltransferase, with protein MEEYYWDTQLEYLKRTRDLYYNDDYLEFLVNFVWKISKPVNIIDFGCGYGYLGLKLLPILPKGSKYTGIDKGQELINKAIEYFHNLPYETEFFVADTNGIELENKYDIAICHAFLLHMPDPQKMLQRMVNSIVNDGKIICFEPHWISGMSSYEIEGYKQSQIVPLGILQKLFEESANKTGNDGNIGAKIPKYLSELGVKNIECRVSDKVNFLYLDKNQQDKQKLFYSLKEEGVGGEPVNKEQFIGSLTKHGVTLKEAQEQFEAELLFSQVFNIDTSLLYAPSMKITFGEIKNCN; from the coding sequence ATGGAGGAGTATTATTGGGATACCCAACTGGAATACCTGAAAAGAACAAGAGATTTATATTATAACGATGACTATTTAGAGTTCTTGGTGAATTTTGTTTGGAAGATTTCTAAACCAGTAAACATTATTGATTTTGGTTGTGGATATGGGTATTTAGGACTGAAATTATTACCTATTCTACCGAAAGGTTCTAAATATACTGGAATAGATAAAGGACAAGAACTTATTAATAAGGCGATAGAGTACTTTCATAATCTTCCGTATGAAACTGAATTCTTTGTAGCAGATACTAATGGGATAGAATTAGAGAATAAGTACGATATTGCTATTTGCCATGCTTTTTTATTACACATGCCCGACCCCCAAAAAATGCTTCAAAGAATGGTAAATTCTATTGTTAACGATGGAAAAATAATTTGTTTTGAACCACACTGGATTTCAGGTATGTCATCATACGAAATTGAAGGGTATAAACAATCACAAATTGTTCCACTTGGTATTCTTCAGAAATTATTCGAAGAGAGTGCAAATAAAACTGGAAATGATGGAAATATTGGAGCAAAAATTCCTAAATATCTATCTGAATTAGGCGTAAAGAACATCGAGTGCAGAGTCAGTGATAAGGTTAACTTCCTCTATCTCGATAAGAATCAACAAGATAAGCAAAAATTGTTTTATTCGCTTAAAGAAGAAGGAGTAGGTGGAGAACCTGTGAATAAAGAACAGTTTATCGGAAGTTTGACAAAACATGGGGTTACATTGAAGGAAGCACAGGAACAATTTGAGGCTGAACTACTGTTTTCGCAAGTATTTAATATCGATACCTCTTTACTATACGCCCCTAGCATGAAAATTACTTTTGGAGAGATAAAAAATTGTAACTAA
- a CDS encoding NUDIX domain-containing protein has protein sequence MEFVPPKHIVSAATIVLNDKNEILLIKGPRRGWEMPGGQVEEGESLKEAAIRETKEESGIDIEITKFCGIFQNINASICNTLFLGTPIGGEPTTSSESLEVGYFPIEKALEMVTCGNFRQRIEYCLNDEMQPFCIEF, from the coding sequence ATGGAATTTGTACCACCAAAACATATTGTTTCAGCAGCAACTATTGTGCTAAATGACAAAAATGAAATTCTATTAATTAAAGGACCAAGAAGGGGCTGGGAAATGCCTGGCGGACAGGTTGAAGAAGGTGAGTCCTTGAAGGAAGCTGCAATTAGGGAAACAAAAGAAGAATCGGGCATAGATATTGAGATAACGAAATTTTGCGGTATATTTCAAAATATAAATGCTTCAATTTGTAATACATTATTTTTGGGTACACCGATTGGAGGAGAACCTACAACGAGTAGTGAGAGTCTGGAAGTAGGTTATTTCCCTATTGAAAAAGCATTGGAAATGGTTACTTGCGGAAACTTCCGGCAAAGAATTGAATATTGTTTAAATGACGAAATGCAGCCATTTTGTATTGAATTTTAA
- a CDS encoding GrpB family protein — protein MRKVEVLPYDKQWASMFAEESRKLYEIFGAEIIEIHHIGSTSVKGLHAKPIIDMMPIVNDIHRVNDYNTAMIAIGYEAKGENGIAGRRYFQKGGDNRTHHVHIYACGNSEIKRHLAFRDYLRAHPDVSQEYGDLKEKLSQRFPFDIESYIKGKEQLASEIERKAKVFERGEV, from the coding sequence ATGAGAAAAGTTGAGGTTCTGCCTTATGACAAACAATGGGCTTCCATGTTTGCAGAAGAGTCTCGTAAATTGTATGAGATTTTCGGTGCTGAAATAATTGAAATACATCATATTGGGAGCACCTCGGTGAAAGGGCTACATGCAAAGCCAATCATTGATATGATGCCCATAGTAAACGATATACACCGAGTAAATGACTACAACACAGCTATGATTGCCATTGGCTATGAAGCAAAAGGGGAAAACGGAATAGCTGGCCGTCGTTATTTCCAAAAAGGTGGAGACAATCGAACTCATCATGTCCATATATATGCATGCGGTAATTCAGAAATTAAACGACATCTTGCATTTCGGGATTATTTACGAGCGCATCCAGATGTTTCACAAGAATATGGGGATTTAAAAGAGAAATTGTCTCAACGCTTTCCCTTTGATATCGAATCGTATATCAAGGGCAAAGAACAGTTAGCATCCGAGATTGAGCGAAAAGCGAAGGTTTTTGAAAGAGGGGAGGTTTAA
- a CDS encoding HIT family protein codes for METCLGCSLVQGELPIYKVYESENVIGLLDHEPFNDGHILVLPKHHRQDFTELTVQEHLEIQQVIHLLSGVVHKLVKPDGISILQNGGIFNELGHVHFHLVPRYQYQNFSEFYAVGEDGFTVDVHRLQVMQQNIIEAIDLVGN; via the coding sequence ATGGAAACTTGTTTGGGTTGCTCATTAGTACAAGGTGAATTACCGATTTATAAAGTATATGAAAGTGAAAATGTAATAGGTTTATTAGATCATGAACCATTTAATGATGGACATATTTTAGTATTACCAAAACATCATCGGCAAGATTTTACGGAATTAACGGTACAAGAGCATTTAGAAATACAACAAGTTATTCATCTTTTATCAGGAGTTGTACATAAGTTGGTCAAGCCAGATGGTATATCTATTCTTCAAAATGGGGGCATTTTCAATGAACTTGGGCATGTGCATTTTCACCTAGTGCCTCGTTATCAGTATCAAAATTTTTCGGAGTTTTACGCAGTAGGTGAAGATGGATTTACTGTAGATGTACACAGATTACAAGTTATGCAGCAAAATATAATAGAGGCTATAGACTTAGTGGGAAATTAG
- a CDS encoding NUDIX hydrolase, with the protein MSIKWLEWAQRIQALSQSGLAFSKDIYDIERYEELRMISAEIMQEHTGLEMQKIKDLFLNDTGYQTPKLDVRGVIFQDDKILMVKEKLDDRWSLPGGFCDIGLSAAENIIKEIKEESGYDAVPTKLLAVWDKNKHPHPPEPFHYYKLFVQCEIIGGQPMTGIETSDIKFFPESEIPDLSANRVVESQIKTLFEFSRDPNKETLFD; encoded by the coding sequence ATGAGTATTAAATGGCTAGAATGGGCACAAAGAATTCAAGCACTATCACAATCCGGTTTAGCCTTTTCTAAAGACATTTACGATATTGAACGCTATGAAGAATTGCGCATGATTAGCGCAGAAATCATGCAGGAACACACTGGATTAGAGATGCAGAAAATCAAGGATTTATTTCTGAATGACACAGGCTACCAAACGCCTAAATTGGATGTACGGGGTGTCATTTTTCAAGATGACAAGATATTAATGGTCAAAGAAAAGTTGGATGATCGATGGTCTTTACCAGGCGGATTTTGCGATATTGGTCTGTCTGCTGCTGAAAATATTATTAAGGAAATCAAAGAAGAATCTGGTTATGACGCGGTGCCGACCAAATTGCTTGCAGTGTGGGATAAAAACAAACATCCGCATCCACCAGAACCCTTTCATTATTATAAGCTATTTGTCCAATGCGAAATTATCGGAGGACAGCCGATGACGGGTATCGAAACGAGTGATATCAAATTTTTCCCCGAAAGCGAAATCCCAGACCTGTCGGCTAACAGAGTCGTTGAGTCGCAAATCAAAACCCTTTTTGAATTTTCAAGGGACCCTAATAAAGAAACCTTATTTGATTGA
- the namA gene encoding NADPH dehydrogenase NamA, translating into MAKLFEPFTIRNTTFKNRIVMAPMCMYSSHNEDGMVQDWHKIHYATRAVGQVGLIIVEATAVQPAGRISAQDLGIWSDDHIEELSETVRLMQEHGAKSGIQLAHAGRKATVDGDIYAPSAIAFSDGYRTPVEMTIEDIKETVQSFKEGASRAKKAGFDVIELHAAHGYLINEFLSPLSNKRADAYGGTAENRYRLLREVIDEVKTVWEGPLFVRISAHDYADGGMTADSYVEMAQWMKEQGVDLIDVSSGAVVPAAIDVFPGYQVTFSEIIKAGADIATGAVGLITTGIQAEEILKNGRADVVLLARELLRDPYWAYTAAKELGVEIVAPKQYSRGWVF; encoded by the coding sequence ATGGCTAAATTATTTGAACCATTTACAATACGTAACACTACATTCAAAAACCGCATCGTCATGGCACCGATGTGTATGTATTCAAGTCATAACGAAGATGGGATGGTTCAGGATTGGCATAAAATTCATTATGCGACACGTGCGGTTGGGCAAGTTGGACTTATTATTGTAGAAGCGACTGCCGTACAGCCCGCCGGACGGATTTCAGCGCAGGATCTAGGCATTTGGAGTGATGATCATATCGAGGAATTGTCAGAAACGGTTCGTTTAATGCAGGAGCACGGAGCCAAATCGGGCATTCAACTCGCACATGCCGGGCGGAAAGCGACAGTGGACGGCGATATTTACGCCCCCTCTGCTATTGCGTTCAGCGATGGTTATCGGACGCCAGTTGAGATGACAATTGAGGATATTAAGGAGACCGTGCAATCGTTCAAAGAGGGGGCTAGCCGTGCGAAAAAAGCAGGGTTCGATGTCATTGAACTCCATGCGGCACACGGCTATCTCATTAACGAGTTTCTATCGCCTTTATCCAATAAAAGAGCGGATGCGTATGGTGGCACAGCAGAAAACCGTTATCGTCTATTGCGCGAAGTGATTGATGAAGTGAAAACAGTTTGGGAGGGTCCCCTTTTCGTTCGGATTTCTGCTCATGATTATGCAGACGGTGGTATGACAGCAGATAGCTATGTGGAAATGGCACAGTGGATGAAGGAACAAGGTGTCGATTTGATCGATGTTAGCTCAGGCGCAGTTGTCCCAGCAGCAATCGATGTATTCCCTGGCTATCAAGTAACATTTTCTGAAATAATCAAGGCGGGTGCCGATATTGCAACTGGTGCGGTCGGGTTGATTACAACAGGCATTCAAGCGGAGGAAATATTGAAAAATGGACGTGCAGATGTCGTGTTATTGGCACGCGAATTGTTACGGGATCCGTACTGGGCTTATACAGCTGCGAAAGAGTTAGGTGTGGAGATTGTAGCGCCGAAACAGTATTCGCGAGGTTGGGTGTTCTAA
- a CDS encoding YbaK/EbsC family protein: protein MTNLTSSSQLVQDKLQELQHPNEVIILADSARTAQEAADALGCEVAQIAKSIIFRLKSTNEPLLVVASGVNRINEKLIAKQLEDKLGKADADFVRETTGFVIGGVPPLGHKNPVRTLIDEDLFQYDTIWAAAGHPKAVFQLTPLELEGMTKGQVMAVK from the coding sequence ATGACAAATTTGACGTCTAGCTCGCAACTTGTGCAGGATAAATTACAGGAGCTACAGCATCCAAATGAAGTAATCATATTGGCAGATAGCGCACGAACAGCGCAAGAGGCAGCTGACGCACTAGGCTGTGAGGTTGCCCAAATTGCCAAGTCGATTATTTTCCGATTAAAAAGTACTAATGAGCCGCTGTTAGTTGTGGCAAGTGGCGTTAATCGGATCAATGAGAAGTTAATCGCTAAGCAATTGGAGGATAAATTAGGAAAGGCAGATGCTGATTTTGTCCGTGAGACGACAGGGTTTGTTATCGGTGGGGTTCCACCATTAGGACATAAGAATCCTGTACGTACGTTAATCGATGAGGATTTGTTTCAATATGACACAATTTGGGCTGCTGCCGGACACCCAAAAGCGGTGTTTCAATTGACGCCTCTTGAGTTGGAGGGCATGACAAAAGGACAAGTTATGGCAGTGAAATAA